CACTTCCGCGCCATTCGCGGCGAAGGCCACCGGGTGCTGGTCGAAGGCCAGCGCGTGGAGTTCTCGGTGATGAACCGCGACAAGGGCCTGCAGGCCGAAGACGTGATCGCCGCCCCACGGCGCTGATCAGCAGCAACAAAAAAACCGCGACGGCATCACTGCCCATCGCGGTTTTTTTTCGCCCCCGAATCAGTAATGCGGCGGCGGTGCCTCTTCTTCACTGGCCTCGTACTGGCCGACCATCTCTTCATAGCGCTTGAGCAGTGCTGCCATCTGCAACTGCAGGCGCTCAACGACGCGCTGCTGTTCGACCAGCACATCATTCAAGGCCAGCAGGGTATCGTCCTGAAAGGCCAGCCGGCTTTCCAACTCGGTCACGCGCGCGTCAAGGGTCATGACTCGATCCTCCGCGAACTGAAAATCGTCAACCAATACCTCGGCCAGACGCAAACGGATCTCAGCCACCTGTTGTGGCGCATATTCAATTGCAGGTTTATTGCCCCACACAGGTGCCGGCCAGGCCGGATCAGAACGATGACGAACTATCACATGCATATGTAGCTGGCTAACTACATTGCCGAGGGTTGCCACGTTCATTTTGTCGGCGGCAAAGACGTCCTTGAGGATCTGGGCCAGGGCGTTAGTTTCTTTCCAGAGTTGCTGCTGATCGCTGTCATCAAGTTGAAACAATTCGCTGATTTCGGCCCGACGCGGCACCAGGATAAACCAGGGATAGTTGCCATCCCTACTCAGCAACAGACGACAAAGAGGAAAGTCCCCCAGGCAAAAGGTGTCTTGTTGAAGACGTTGATCCAGAACAAACACTACGAAATCTCCTACAACAGCTTAATACCTTGCTCACACAACCCTCCGTGAGCCACTGCCAGCAGGATACTCCTGATCGCTCGTCGGGGCATTGCCTGCTGCCTTATTAATGAAGCAATGCACCGATTTAGCCCCTTCCCCTCACCCAAAAGGCCTAGGCGTACGTCGGTGTTACGCTGCCCGGGCAAGGAAACGCTACTTTTCGCACCAAAATGAAGCCGTCCGTCGGCGTTTCGCCCAGTGAACATCCACAAACTACTCAGCTTTAGCCTTCAACGGTAACGCTTTGACTTTACGGGCAACTTTTTCCCTTATTCCATTGCGATCGACAGCCGCGAACCAAAGGTTCTTTGACCCCCGGTTTACCGGCACCTGAGGGCCTTCGGAGGGCGAAAGCGTGAAAATTTCGTGAAGCCGTTCGATTTTGTGCACGCTTGTTGCATTGTCATCCGCCACGGTCGGCACGCCCTCTGCACTGATGCAGCGAGCGGCGACAAATAACAACAGCTGCATGGGTTAACCAGGGAGTTTCGGGGGGCAGGGGCTAGATTGTTTTTACCTATCCTTAATCCGCTTGAAACAGCGCTGGAGTTGTACGGCCCGCGAAACCCGGGGCGTGGTTTGCGACAAGGACATAACTGTTAGCGACATGACCGTAAAGTTACCGAAAGGTTCTCGACAGGCATATCGCCAACGCCGGTCAGCGTGATATACATTTCCGCCGACACAAAAAGAAAGAGCCGCGCTGTATAAAAAAACCAAACAGCGACGGCAGTACTCTTCCTAAAAACCAAAGGAGCAAATCACGATGCGCGTGATGAAGTGGAGCATAATCGCCCTGGCTGTTGCAGCCGGCACCTCGCAATTGGCAGTGGCCTCTTCTCAGGATGAGTCCAAGGGTTTTGTTGAAGACAGCAAACTCAATGTCAAAACCCGCATGCTGTACTTTAGCCGTGACTTCCGTAACGTGCCTAACGGCGACCAAAGCCGCGTTGAAGAAACCGGCCTGGGCTTCCTCGGCACCTACCAGTCGGGCTTTACCCAAGGCACCGTAGGTTTCGGTGTCGACGCCATCGGCATGCTCGGCCTGAAACTGGACAGCGGCAAAGGTCGCGCCGGCACCGGCCAGTTCCCGCTGGGCGCAGATGGCCGTTCGCAGGACTCGTTCTCCGAAGGTGGCGCGGCGGTCAAGTTCCGCATCTCCGACACCGTGCTGAAGTACGGCACCCAGTTCACCGCCCTGCCGGTTCTGGCAACCGACGACAGCCGCCTGCTGCCTGAAACCGTCGAAGGTTTCCTGGTGACCAGCAAGGAAATCAAAGGCCTTGAGCTGAATGCCGGTCACTTCACCGCCCTGAATGCTCAATCGCAGTCCTACCACGACAGCATCGGTGGCAAGAACCGCACTACCGGGATCAAGAACCCTGGCCTGACCCAGGCTGACGTGTTCGGCGGCACCTATGCCTTCACCGACACCCTGAGCACCAGCCTCTACTACTCCAAGGTCGAAGACTACTGGCGTAAATACTACGCCAACGTCAACTGGGCACTGCCGATCAACGACAACCAAGGCCTGGTGTTCGACTTCAACATCTATGACACCAAGAGCGACGGCAAGGCCAACGTTACCGCCTTCGATGGTGACAAACTTGATAACCGTGCGTTCAGCCTGTCGGGCGCCTACAACATTGGCGCGCACACCTTCACCCTGGCCTACCAGAAGGTTACCGGTGACGGCGACTATGCCTACGGCATCGACGGCGGCGGCACCATTTTCCTGGCCAACTCCATCGCTCGTTCCGACTTTAACGCCGAAGACGAGAAATCCTACCAGGCACGTTACGACCTGAACTTCGCCGAATACGGCGTTCCAGGCCTGAGCTTCATGACCCGTTATGTCAAGGGTACCGGTGCCAACGTCACTGGCAC
This portion of the Pseudomonas sp. SORT22 genome encodes:
- a CDS encoding SlyX family protein; amino-acid sequence: MTLDARVTELESRLAFQDDTLLALNDVLVEQQRVVERLQLQMAALLKRYEEMVGQYEASEEEAPPPHY
- a CDS encoding OprD family porin, coding for MRVMKWSIIALAVAAGTSQLAVASSQDESKGFVEDSKLNVKTRMLYFSRDFRNVPNGDQSRVEETGLGFLGTYQSGFTQGTVGFGVDAIGMLGLKLDSGKGRAGTGQFPLGADGRSQDSFSEGGAAVKFRISDTVLKYGTQFTALPVLATDDSRLLPETVEGFLVTSKEIKGLELNAGHFTALNAQSQSYHDSIGGKNRTTGIKNPGLTQADVFGGTYAFTDTLSTSLYYSKVEDYWRKYYANVNWALPINDNQGLVFDFNIYDTKSDGKANVTAFDGDKLDNRAFSLSGAYNIGAHTFTLAYQKVTGDGDYAYGIDGGGTIFLANSIARSDFNAEDEKSYQARYDLNFAEYGVPGLSFMTRYVKGTGANVTGTDNGKEWERDIEAKYVLQEGPAKDLSLRVRQATYRSGDGVYYGSPSIDELRLIVEYPLSIL